The following proteins are co-located in the Maridesulfovibrio sp. genome:
- a CDS encoding double-cubane-cluster-containing anaerobic reductase: MNLKPFISFSEYSLAELEDWKDQGKKVAGVYCIYAPDELIRAAGIAPVSLCGKKQAPIKEAERELPASLCPLIKSSYGYAATDTCPFFGFSDIIVAETTCDGKKKMYELMKAIKPLHLMQLPHTQKGEAPFQYWLASLHELEDFLVKYSGVEVTEEALHAEIVLQNKIRTELYELLVLCADKRSPLTARDMLAVQESKSFAVHPESYLQKLQTLRTEVDEYLIRPNLPKKKGVRIMLTGCPVGKGSEKAITITEELGAYVVCMENCSGLKGQTLQVDETGNPYEAIARRYLQVPCSCMSPNPGRLDSINEMVKTFEIDAIIDLTWLGCHTYNAESTVLRNFVEDEIGLPFLHIETDYSESDIEQLRTRIEAFVELAE; this comes from the coding sequence GTGAACTTGAAGCCGTTCATTTCTTTTTCTGAATATAGTCTGGCGGAGCTTGAAGACTGGAAAGACCAAGGGAAAAAAGTTGCCGGGGTCTACTGTATTTATGCCCCTGATGAACTTATCCGCGCAGCTGGAATTGCTCCGGTAAGTCTTTGCGGAAAAAAGCAGGCTCCAATTAAGGAAGCAGAGCGGGAACTTCCAGCCAGTTTATGCCCGCTCATCAAATCCAGTTACGGCTATGCCGCCACAGATACCTGCCCATTTTTCGGATTCTCGGACATCATCGTCGCCGAGACCACCTGTGACGGCAAAAAGAAAATGTATGAACTGATGAAAGCAATCAAACCGCTTCATCTCATGCAACTTCCGCACACCCAGAAAGGGGAAGCTCCCTTCCAATACTGGCTGGCATCCCTACATGAACTTGAAGATTTTCTCGTCAAATATTCCGGCGTAGAAGTTACCGAAGAAGCCCTGCACGCTGAAATCGTCCTGCAAAACAAAATTCGCACGGAACTCTATGAACTGTTGGTTCTCTGCGCGGACAAACGTTCTCCGCTCACCGCCCGCGACATGCTCGCAGTGCAGGAAAGCAAAAGTTTCGCAGTGCATCCTGAAAGTTATCTGCAAAAATTACAGACCCTGCGTACTGAGGTTGATGAATATCTGATCCGCCCGAACCTGCCGAAAAAGAAAGGCGTGCGCATAATGCTTACCGGATGCCCGGTAGGTAAAGGATCTGAAAAAGCAATTACCATCACCGAAGAACTGGGTGCATACGTGGTCTGCATGGAGAACTGTTCCGGGCTTAAGGGCCAGACTCTTCAGGTGGATGAGACAGGTAATCCCTACGAAGCAATTGCACGCCGTTACCTGCAGGTTCCCTGCTCCTGTATGAGCCCCAACCCCGGCAGACTGGATTCCATCAACGAGATGGTCAAAACCTTTGAAATAGACGCAATTATCGATCTCACGTGGCTGGGATGTCATACCTACAATGCAGAATCCACTGTTCTGCGTAATTTCGTGGAGGACGAAATAGGTCTGCCATTCCTGCACATTGAGACCGACTATTCCGAATCAGACATTGAGCAACTACGGACCCGCATTGAAGCGTTTGTAGAGCTTGCTGAATAA
- a CDS encoding FmdE family protein, with amino-acid sequence MNLEASICQENTPVRDDSIGPYTYDEFIEAARKFHGSPAPGLILGGYMMEEARKHLPEGTLFDAISETSWCLPDAVQMLTLCSTGNGWLRVKNLGVYALSLYDKYTGEGVRIRVDPEKLKDWPETESWFFKRRPKHEQDSVKLHAEIREAGASFCSIEAVRIKPEAMIKRSKGGITTCPICGDAYPGSFGAICRSCQGESPYASRDAGLKASTAKLPEGLKVVPVDEAEGKTAVHDMTRIVPGESKGPEFRKNHDFTAHDICRLQMIGKNHIYVDEGDIPEGEWVHENEAARTFGRIMAGDGICPDGEPKEGKVTLLAEHDGILVSDLEMMNRFNLVPDVMVAARKSGTLVKEGARIAGTRAIPLYLSRENFSRAVSALNGDPLFKILPLQRKKVGILITGDEVFNGLIDDKFESVITAKVQALGCEVVRSVIKPDNREEIRDAALSLMKEGCDLLITTAGMSVDPDDVTRHGLVDAGVSDLLYGAPVLPGTMLLLAKVGNARVIGVPACALFFKTTSLDLVLPKVIAGQEISRSDLAALADGGYCMECKVCTFPKCPFGK; translated from the coding sequence ATGAATCTTGAAGCCTCTATCTGTCAGGAAAACACACCGGTCCGCGATGATTCCATAGGTCCGTATACATATGATGAATTTATTGAAGCTGCCCGCAAATTTCACGGCAGCCCTGCACCGGGACTCATTCTCGGTGGTTATATGATGGAGGAGGCCCGCAAGCATCTTCCTGAAGGTACACTTTTCGACGCAATTTCCGAGACTTCGTGGTGTCTGCCCGATGCAGTGCAGATGCTGACTTTGTGCAGCACAGGAAACGGCTGGTTGCGAGTTAAGAATCTCGGGGTCTATGCCCTGTCTCTCTACGATAAGTACACTGGCGAGGGTGTGCGCATTCGGGTGGACCCCGAGAAACTTAAAGACTGGCCGGAAACCGAATCATGGTTTTTTAAGAGACGTCCCAAGCATGAGCAGGATTCCGTAAAGCTTCATGCCGAAATTCGCGAAGCCGGAGCCTCTTTCTGTTCCATCGAGGCAGTGCGAATCAAACCGGAAGCAATGATCAAGCGCAGCAAGGGCGGAATCACTACCTGTCCTATATGCGGGGATGCTTATCCCGGGTCTTTCGGCGCTATCTGTAGAAGCTGTCAGGGTGAAAGCCCCTATGCCAGTCGCGATGCCGGACTCAAGGCTTCCACAGCCAAGCTGCCTGAAGGACTCAAAGTAGTCCCGGTGGATGAAGCTGAAGGCAAGACCGCAGTTCATGACATGACCCGCATTGTTCCCGGCGAAAGCAAGGGACCGGAATTTCGCAAGAATCATGATTTCACTGCCCACGATATCTGTAGATTGCAGATGATCGGCAAGAACCATATCTATGTGGATGAAGGTGATATCCCCGAAGGGGAGTGGGTGCACGAGAACGAAGCTGCCCGGACATTCGGTCGCATCATGGCCGGGGACGGTATCTGTCCCGATGGTGAGCCAAAGGAAGGTAAGGTCACTTTGCTCGCCGAACATGACGGGATTCTGGTCAGCGACCTTGAAATGATGAACCGTTTCAACCTTGTTCCCGATGTGATGGTTGCGGCCCGTAAGAGTGGTACTTTGGTCAAAGAAGGCGCACGTATTGCTGGAACACGGGCCATTCCCCTCTACCTTTCCCGCGAGAATTTTTCCCGCGCTGTTTCTGCGCTGAACGGCGATCCGCTGTTCAAGATTCTTCCCTTACAACGTAAGAAGGTCGGCATCCTGATCACCGGGGATGAGGTTTTCAACGGCCTGATAGATGATAAATTTGAGTCTGTCATCACCGCAAAGGTGCAGGCATTGGGCTGCGAAGTTGTCCGCTCTGTCATTAAACCGGACAATCGTGAAGAAATCCGCGACGCGGCCCTTTCCCTCATGAAAGAAGGTTGTGACCTGCTCATCACAACCGCAGGAATGTCTGTTGATCCTGATGACGTGACCCGCCACGGCCTGGTGGATGCCGGAGTATCCGACCTCCTTTATGGTGCTCCGGTACTCCCCGGCACCATGCTGCTGCTGGCTAAAGTCGGTAACGCGAGGGTTATCGGTGTTCCGGCCTGTGCTCTCTTTTTCAAGACAACCAGCTTGGACCTTGTACTTCCCAAGGTGATTGCAGGGCAGGAAATCTCCCGCAGTGATCTCGCCGCACTTGCTGACGGCGGATACTGCATGGAATGCAAGGTTTGCACTTTCCCCAAATGTCCTTTCGGAAAATAG
- a CDS encoding LysR family transcriptional regulator, with product MNKNIDPPELGSTAALVQMDTHNPTIRLHLWLEGGEGVFFGYGRLLLLDKIETCGSLKKASEELGMSYRAAWGKIKQTEQVLGFQLMERAGSRRSGYRLTEAGRLVRDKYLEWFNKVEQDARTRAEEIFPWKSKSFGES from the coding sequence ATGAACAAGAACATCGACCCGCCCGAATTGGGTTCAACCGCGGCTCTGGTCCAGATGGATACCCACAATCCAACAATCCGGCTGCATCTCTGGCTGGAGGGAGGTGAGGGGGTGTTCTTCGGTTACGGCAGATTGCTTCTGCTGGATAAGATTGAAACCTGCGGTTCGCTTAAAAAAGCATCCGAAGAGCTGGGCATGTCCTACCGTGCCGCTTGGGGTAAGATCAAACAGACCGAGCAGGTTCTGGGGTTCCAGCTCATGGAACGGGCAGGCAGCAGGCGCAGCGGGTACCGTCTGACCGAGGCAGGTCGTCTTGTGCGCGATAAATATCTTGAATGGTTCAATAAGGTTGAGCAGGATGCCCGCACACGGGCTGAGGAAATTTTTCCTTGGAAGTCCAAGAGTTTCGGGGAAAGTTGA
- a CDS encoding thiamine pyrophosphate-binding protein, protein MGQTVIQHLLERLKEIGITDIFGVPGDYAFPVNDAFCTDSDFKWIGCCNELNAAYAADGYARIKGKAAVCTTYGVGELSAINGIAGCYAENLPVFHIVGIPKCTVQRNGNLIHHSLGNGEFDLFHKMTQPVVCASTILTAENTVAEVERCINAALTKKHPVYIAVPADEAIKELGCTKPHTLPSPVSNKDTLDTVIPLIIERLEKAESAIAMVGALIGRHELHNPMLEFIDKSGIPFTSMFMAKGTLSETHPNFIGVYNGRILDEEVRQTVESADLVVSFGTILSDINTGAFTVNLRPNHEIKIHPDRVCIGHAVYHNVQMEDVLSELCARIGNLSLPIPMTPQGLGEPVGEADDEITAESLYPRIERFFAANDIIMGETGTPSMGLVNARLPEDAVFFNQTLWGSIGWATPASFGAALAAPDRRTLLITGEGAHQMTAHEICQFARFKLKPIILCVNNDGYLIERLLCEDPYIYYNDLAQWNYSKLPEALGMDGWFSVKVTTNRELDKALQKAAAADSGCYIEVVTGMMESPKMGRVLNEIVVKGPGWKT, encoded by the coding sequence ATGGGCCAGACAGTTATCCAGCATTTGCTTGAACGACTGAAAGAAATCGGAATAACGGACATTTTCGGGGTTCCGGGCGATTATGCCTTCCCGGTTAATGATGCCTTCTGCACAGATTCAGACTTCAAATGGATCGGCTGCTGCAACGAACTCAACGCAGCATATGCCGCAGACGGTTACGCCCGTATCAAAGGTAAAGCCGCTGTCTGCACAACCTACGGAGTGGGTGAACTTAGTGCCATTAACGGCATTGCCGGATGCTATGCCGAGAACCTGCCTGTCTTCCATATTGTGGGCATTCCCAAATGCACGGTGCAACGCAACGGCAACCTTATCCACCATTCACTTGGCAACGGTGAATTCGACCTTTTTCATAAAATGACCCAACCTGTGGTCTGCGCAAGTACCATCCTTACGGCTGAAAATACTGTGGCAGAGGTAGAACGCTGCATCAATGCCGCACTGACAAAAAAACATCCCGTCTATATTGCGGTACCTGCGGATGAAGCGATCAAGGAACTGGGCTGCACCAAGCCGCATACCCTGCCCTCGCCTGTCAGCAATAAGGATACCCTTGATACGGTCATTCCGTTGATCATCGAAAGGCTGGAAAAAGCTGAAAGCGCCATCGCCATGGTCGGTGCCCTTATCGGACGCCATGAGCTGCATAACCCGATGCTCGAATTCATTGATAAATCCGGCATTCCCTTCACTTCCATGTTCATGGCGAAGGGTACGCTCTCCGAAACACATCCTAATTTTATCGGGGTATACAACGGACGCATTCTCGATGAGGAAGTGCGGCAGACCGTTGAATCAGCAGATCTGGTGGTTAGCTTCGGCACGATCCTTTCGGACATCAATACCGGGGCGTTTACCGTAAATCTCAGACCGAATCATGAAATTAAAATCCATCCTGACCGTGTCTGCATCGGGCATGCGGTTTACCATAATGTGCAGATGGAAGACGTACTGAGCGAACTTTGCGCACGAATCGGCAACCTTTCACTGCCGATCCCCATGACTCCACAGGGACTAGGTGAACCTGTGGGTGAGGCGGATGATGAAATAACTGCGGAATCACTATACCCGCGCATCGAACGCTTTTTCGCGGCGAATGATATTATTATGGGCGAAACCGGAACCCCTTCCATGGGGCTGGTCAATGCCCGTCTGCCCGAGGATGCGGTATTCTTCAACCAGACCCTCTGGGGCTCCATCGGCTGGGCTACTCCGGCATCTTTCGGGGCAGCACTTGCCGCGCCTGATCGCCGAACCTTGCTGATCACCGGAGAAGGCGCACACCAGATGACCGCCCATGAAATCTGCCAGTTTGCCCGTTTCAAGCTCAAGCCCATAATCCTCTGCGTGAATAACGATGGCTATCTCATTGAGCGGCTGCTCTGCGAAGATCCATACATCTATTATAATGATCTGGCCCAGTGGAATTACAGCAAGCTGCCTGAAGCCTTGGGCATGGACGGCTGGTTCAGCGTAAAGGTGACCACTAACCGCGAACTGGACAAGGCATTACAAAAAGCCGCAGCAGCGGACAGCGGATGCTATATCGAAGTAGTTACCGGAATGATGGAAAGCCCGAAGATGGGGCGTGTCCTGAACGAGATTGTTGTGAAAGGACCGGGCTGGAAGACTTGA
- a CDS encoding transporter substrate-binding domain-containing protein, with product MKRIVCLALVVAFLIGAQISHAAQKVTVYGEESYIPYAFLDNGTPNGIYVKILNQVFSKMTDYDVTIELVPWKRALNLVETGKGFACFASYYRPKERPWVSPWSEPIISEGYAAYCGKEVVSKPRQNWPADFKGLELGCISGYSIPNKKELNFQDADNNETNLKKLISGRIDCFIQDDASIRYSMKQMNIPSGKIVKAMQVSSENGYLAFSKAFNASYKDDFVKKFNQVLSEMKKSGEVDKIVADFLGN from the coding sequence ATGAAACGTATAGTCTGTCTGGCCTTAGTTGTCGCATTTTTGATTGGCGCTCAAATTTCTCATGCTGCTCAAAAGGTAACTGTTTACGGGGAAGAATCCTATATTCCCTATGCTTTTTTGGACAATGGAACACCTAACGGTATTTACGTGAAAATTCTTAATCAGGTGTTTTCGAAAATGACTGATTATGATGTGACTATTGAGCTTGTCCCTTGGAAACGGGCATTGAATTTAGTGGAAACCGGTAAAGGTTTCGCATGTTTTGCCTCGTATTACAGGCCCAAAGAGCGCCCTTGGGTTTCTCCTTGGTCAGAACCGATTATAAGCGAGGGATATGCAGCATATTGCGGGAAGGAAGTTGTTTCAAAGCCAAGACAGAATTGGCCGGCTGATTTTAAGGGCTTAGAACTTGGTTGTATTTCCGGTTATTCTATTCCCAACAAAAAAGAACTCAATTTTCAGGACGCTGATAATAATGAAACAAACCTTAAAAAACTCATTAGTGGGCGTATCGATTGTTTCATTCAGGATGATGCGTCTATTAGATATAGTATGAAGCAGATGAATATTCCCTCTGGTAAAATAGTAAAAGCAATGCAGGTAAGCAGCGAAAATGGTTACCTTGCTTTTTCTAAAGCTTTTAACGCTTCATACAAAGATGATTTTGTTAAAAAATTCAATCAGGTTCTTTCTGAAATGAAGAAAAGTGGTGAAGTCGATAAAATCGTTGCTGATTTCTTGGGTAATTAA
- a CDS encoding methyl-accepting chemotaxis protein has protein sequence MNKAPFLKSIQFRIIVLLVAVVTLILLGFGLRDYYQIRTQLETNLNKQADRTAGRLALGMITPIWDFNDSLGTRVIKSEMELEELSSVIVYEADGKKIFLALGKTSTDEIQKLEKPPTGNYVTVSKDISRKEKKIGVVTVYFTREILEAKLVQEIMGITLKTVVTDVLIIFILFFVIRGMLINPVKRIQTFAEKVSGGDLECSFEEGTFYGELGELKTAILQMVQNLKRTISEVEVKENEAAEAAKEARQAYDDAEMARQQAESARQEGMLEAASILKEISENIVNSADHLSGRVDQVNEYTMQQRDRSGETATAMEEMNATVLEVAQNAGLAADSAESSKDKAELGSSKVSDLVASINNVSNLSDEMKESLAELGRNADGIGTIMNVINDIADQTNLLALNAAIEAARAGEAGRGFAVVADEVRKLAEKTMQATKEVENVITAIQNSSSQNIRCMDDTTKAVDQSMGLAKEAGESLVEIVSFVEITSDQVRSIATASEQQSASSEEINRAMDDINNIAMEISSDMEQATSALHKLKDLSEQLVQLIHKLES, from the coding sequence ATGAACAAAGCCCCCTTCCTAAAAAGCATCCAGTTCAGGATTATCGTGTTATTAGTTGCTGTGGTGACACTGATTCTTCTTGGATTCGGCTTGAGGGATTACTACCAGATTCGTACCCAATTGGAAACTAACCTGAATAAACAAGCGGACAGGACTGCCGGACGATTGGCATTAGGAATGATAACTCCTATTTGGGATTTTAATGATTCTTTAGGAACGAGAGTTATCAAGTCTGAAATGGAGCTTGAGGAGTTGTCGTCCGTTATTGTTTATGAAGCTGATGGTAAGAAAATTTTTCTCGCGTTGGGTAAGACTTCTACAGATGAAATTCAAAAGCTGGAGAAACCGCCAACCGGAAATTATGTCACAGTAAGCAAGGATATTTCTCGTAAAGAGAAAAAAATCGGTGTCGTAACGGTTTATTTTACCCGTGAAATTCTTGAGGCAAAGCTTGTCCAGGAAATTATGGGAATCACACTCAAGACTGTGGTTACCGATGTTCTGATTATTTTTATTCTCTTTTTTGTGATTCGTGGAATGCTCATCAATCCCGTAAAAAGAATACAGACCTTTGCGGAAAAAGTGAGTGGCGGTGATTTGGAGTGTTCTTTCGAAGAAGGAACTTTTTACGGAGAGTTGGGTGAGCTTAAAACAGCAATTCTTCAAATGGTTCAGAATCTTAAGCGGACCATCAGCGAGGTGGAAGTTAAGGAAAACGAAGCTGCTGAAGCGGCAAAAGAAGCAAGACAGGCCTATGATGACGCCGAGATGGCGCGACAGCAGGCTGAGAGTGCCCGCCAGGAAGGAATGCTTGAAGCTGCGTCCATTTTGAAGGAAATATCTGAAAATATTGTTAATTCTGCGGATCATCTTTCCGGTCGTGTCGATCAGGTAAACGAATACACAATGCAACAGCGGGACAGGTCCGGTGAGACCGCAACTGCAATGGAAGAAATGAATGCCACTGTACTTGAGGTAGCTCAAAATGCAGGGCTGGCAGCAGACAGTGCTGAATCTTCCAAAGATAAGGCTGAGCTTGGTTCAAGCAAGGTTTCTGATCTTGTTGCCTCTATTAATAACGTCAGCAATCTTTCCGACGAAATGAAAGAAAGTTTAGCTGAGTTGGGCAGGAATGCTGATGGAATCGGAACCATCATGAATGTTATCAACGATATCGCCGACCAGACCAACCTGCTGGCGCTGAATGCTGCAATCGAAGCTGCGCGTGCCGGTGAGGCTGGCAGGGGTTTTGCAGTCGTTGCGGATGAAGTCCGCAAGCTGGCAGAAAAAACAATGCAGGCAACCAAGGAAGTTGAGAATGTAATTACTGCTATCCAGAACAGCAGTTCTCAAAACATCCGTTGCATGGATGATACAACAAAAGCCGTGGATCAGAGCATGGGACTGGCAAAGGAGGCAGGTGAATCACTGGTTGAGATTGTGTCCTTTGTGGAAATAACATCTGATCAGGTCCGCTCAATTGCTACAGCTTCTGAGCAACAGTCAGCCTCAAGTGAAGAGATCAACCGGGCCATGGATGACATCAACAATATTGCCATGGAAATTTCTTCTGACATGGAGCAGGCAACTTCTGCTCTTCACAAATTGAAGGATCTTTCAGAGCAACTGGTTCAGCTTATCCATAAGCTTGAAAGTTAA
- a CDS encoding LysE family translocator → MDLQMWLLFFSAYLVITLSPGPNVLLVLRNSVKHGWKSAFITVLGNLCCQFIIVCLVAVGVGKLIQELPFWFFAMKLVGGAYLIYLGIKNLIAARKAGLQHVEKTAPADTNVSNMFAEAFWVSASNPKTLIFLSAFLPQFLDVNHPAYEQFAVMFLSICFIVTSVHLGYSYLIAYFGKFFSFDNFKRKIDGITGGLFVALGGGLLLSNRS, encoded by the coding sequence ATGGACCTACAGATGTGGTTGCTTTTTTTTTCCGCCTACTTGGTGATCACGTTATCGCCGGGGCCGAATGTCTTATTGGTGCTACGAAATAGTGTTAAGCATGGCTGGAAGTCTGCTTTTATTACTGTTCTGGGTAACCTGTGCTGTCAGTTTATTATAGTATGCTTGGTTGCTGTTGGAGTGGGTAAGCTTATTCAGGAGCTTCCATTCTGGTTCTTTGCGATGAAACTTGTTGGCGGAGCGTATCTGATTTATCTTGGAATTAAGAACCTGATAGCGGCGCGCAAAGCAGGTTTACAGCACGTCGAAAAGACTGCTCCTGCTGATACGAATGTCAGCAACATGTTTGCCGAAGCGTTCTGGGTTTCAGCCAGTAATCCCAAGACGTTGATTTTTCTGTCAGCTTTTTTACCGCAGTTTCTTGATGTAAATCATCCTGCGTATGAACAGTTCGCAGTAATGTTTTTATCTATCTGTTTTATCGTTACGTCAGTGCATCTGGGGTATTCGTATCTGATAGCTTATTTCGGTAAGTTCTTTTCCTTTGATAATTTTAAGCGCAAAATCGATGGAATCACAGGTGGGCTTTTTGTTGCTCTAGGTGGGGGGCTGCTTTTGAGTAACAGATCTTAA
- a CDS encoding chloride channel protein codes for MDFALERFKFANWPQHARWLVLSIAVGVVAGIGAVFFDNLLDKTLEIFVKLPICFFEPHLGNPLDVDIEATGFSLWIIPIATLGGLLSGLLVFNIAPETEGHGTDAMIESFHNQGGFTRKRTPFIKIIASALTIGSGGSGGKEGPIAQIGSGFGSLLATWLDLKPKERRILLLAGAAGGIGAIFQAPLGAALFVPGVLYRETEYEYEAILPCIISAIMAHAFFSEIYGRHALFQPGNVAFDLPVELLPYALFGIVCAMVGFVYIKFFYGIRDHFFEKLPIPRMFRPAIGGFMLGCVAFFYPQIIDGGYVWVQLALDGKMLWETMLVLVFVKIAATSFTISSGGSGGVFGPSVFIGAMLGGAFGGIGHMIAPEWVINPNSFVLVGMGGFFAGVAKVPISSIIMACEMSSSYTLLVPLMLVSTISYLILGKTSLYEKQSSSRLNSPAHINEFAQGVLSALFVRDALTNTHVSTLEENLEFGTVVKIVTNSPESYFPIVSADGDMTGILSINDIRELMFEESLSNLLIAKDVATTNVITVTEDATLQSALEKMVALNVNELPVVSRDNPKRLISMLSKQDLITCYYNRED; via the coding sequence ATGGACTTTGCTTTGGAAAGATTCAAATTCGCAAACTGGCCTCAGCACGCACGCTGGCTGGTACTGAGCATTGCTGTTGGAGTTGTTGCCGGTATTGGAGCTGTATTTTTTGACAACCTTCTGGACAAGACTCTTGAGATCTTTGTCAAACTGCCAATCTGTTTTTTTGAACCGCATCTAGGCAATCCGCTGGATGTGGACATTGAAGCCACAGGATTTTCCTTATGGATTATCCCTATTGCTACACTAGGCGGACTTTTATCAGGATTGCTTGTTTTCAATATTGCACCGGAAACAGAAGGCCACGGCACAGATGCCATGATTGAATCTTTCCACAATCAGGGAGGCTTCACACGAAAACGAACTCCCTTCATAAAAATTATCGCATCTGCCCTGACCATAGGCAGCGGAGGCTCAGGCGGAAAAGAAGGCCCGATTGCGCAAATCGGTTCGGGATTCGGCTCGCTGCTCGCAACGTGGCTTGATCTAAAACCAAAAGAAAGACGAATTCTACTTCTTGCCGGTGCCGCCGGTGGAATTGGAGCGATTTTTCAGGCCCCTCTTGGTGCTGCCTTATTTGTCCCCGGTGTGCTCTACAGGGAAACAGAGTATGAATATGAAGCTATTCTGCCATGCATCATATCTGCAATTATGGCCCACGCTTTTTTTTCCGAAATATATGGCAGACATGCCCTTTTCCAACCCGGAAACGTTGCTTTCGACCTGCCTGTAGAACTTCTCCCCTATGCTCTGTTCGGAATAGTCTGCGCCATGGTAGGATTCGTATATATCAAATTCTTTTATGGAATTCGGGACCATTTTTTTGAAAAGCTGCCCATACCCCGGATGTTTCGTCCTGCTATTGGCGGATTCATGCTTGGTTGCGTTGCTTTCTTCTATCCGCAGATTATTGATGGCGGCTATGTATGGGTTCAATTGGCTCTTGATGGCAAAATGCTCTGGGAAACAATGCTGGTACTGGTCTTCGTAAAAATAGCAGCAACGAGCTTTACTATCAGTTCAGGTGGAAGTGGCGGTGTATTTGGACCATCAGTTTTCATCGGGGCCATGCTGGGGGGTGCTTTTGGTGGCATAGGGCACATGATTGCCCCGGAATGGGTTATTAACCCTAATTCTTTTGTACTGGTCGGCATGGGCGGTTTTTTTGCTGGTGTTGCAAAAGTGCCGATATCCTCAATCATTATGGCTTGTGAAATGAGTTCCAGCTACACCTTGCTGGTGCCGCTGATGCTGGTTTCAACTATCTCTTATTTAATTCTCGGCAAAACCAGTTTATATGAAAAACAATCCAGCAGCCGCCTGAACTCACCTGCTCATATAAACGAATTTGCCCAAGGTGTGCTTTCAGCATTGTTTGTACGTGATGCCCTGACCAACACTCATGTGAGTACATTAGAAGAAAATTTGGAATTTGGCACAGTGGTTAAAATTGTGACTAATTCACCGGAATCATATTTTCCCATTGTCAGCGCGGATGGAGATATGACAGGAATTTTGTCAATCAATGACATCAGGGAACTTATGTTTGAAGAATCTTTATCAAACCTCCTGATTGCAAAGGATGTTGCCACCACAAATGTCATTACAGTTACAGAGGATGCCACCCTGCAATCCGCACTGGAAAAAATGGTCGCCTTAAATGTTAATGAACTGCCTGTCGTATCCCGTGACAACCCCAAAAGACTTATAAGCATGCTTTCGAAGCAAGACCTGATCACCTGCTACTACAACCGGGAAGATTAA